The Hyla sarda isolate aHylSar1 chromosome 3, aHylSar1.hap1, whole genome shotgun sequence genome contains the following window.
gccgaatatcacatcTTTTCTTTGCCCTGAGATTTGTGAATTACCTCTATTtataaaacgtaatccttccagtacttataagatgctgtatgttccataggaagttgttttctttttgaatttattttctgtctgaccacagtgctctctgctgacacctctgtccatagttACATAGCTACTATGGTCAAAAGAAGAcatatatgtccatcaagttcaactatgGAATTGAAGGGTATGTGTATGGTGGGATGAAGGGGAAAGAATgtgattatatttctgcataagcattaatgttattttgttctaggaatgtatctaaccctgtttcaaagctttcaactgttcctactgtgaccagttcctgaggtaggctGTTCAATAAATTCACAATTCTCATGGTAAAGGAGTGTTGCCCCTTGATATTTTCTTTGCCCTTTGATTGTGAATTCCTTTGTATTCAGAGCACGCTACCATGGCAGAATCCACGCCACAAAACATGGATATGGAATCAGACGGGATGCTGACATATTTGGAAAACCTAATACTCACTGGGAGAGAGGATCCGGGGGGGTATTTCCTGGAATGCAATACCAGGGATGACATCGAGCTCATAGATGTGAAGTCCCTGGAGCATCGCATAACTAATCTATCCGAAAAAGAAATCAACATCTTTTGGACGATTAACTCGCTGCAGCCGTACGTCCATTGTGATAGGTCTCCAAGAGGACTTAGAGCCTACAAAGTCCCGGCACAATTTAATGATGATCCCATTTTTATCAATATCTGGAAACAAGCTCATCATGAACATTCTATGAAACTCCTGCAAATAGTTCTAACAAGAAGTAGAATCGAACAGGATAAAATTAATGAAGATCTAGTCAAAGTGAAAAATGAATACATCAAAAGAGCCACAGATGAACAAAAAAGCTCTTTTTACTCTAAGTTACAACTTAAACTCACTGCATTACAAGAAGAAGTCAAGAACAAGAAACGAGAGAAATTTTTACGTGATAAAACGGACTATGATCAAGATAACGAATTCCAATGGCACCAGAAGAAAAATGTACCTTATAGTGCGACCAAATCTTATTTACAAAGAAGATCATCGCAGCAATTCGTTAAAAAACGCACCGAGAATGTAAATAAAGAGAAAACATATAAGAAACAGCTAGAACATCCACCTAAAAATAAAAGCGAAGCAGTCCCTTTAGAAGCAGTAAACACACAAGAAGAGGAAGATCAAAAAAAATCTCAAGGatccaaagaaaagaaaaaccacagtCTGAACAGGACAGATGCATGTATTGAATCGAATGTCATTAATCTTACATCAGAGACTCTCGATCCAGCAATGGACACTCTCTTATCTAAAGGTCTAAGTTATGGACTGGTTGAGAAATTTAACCCAGTCTCCTTTGAGATCGACTTAGCGCGATCCCTTAGAGACATCAACCTTTTCAAGttttccaaaataaaaaaatactagaGCATGACCAATGTGAACCAGATTTACCAGTAGAAACaaataatttagttttttttccaaaagaatGTACCCAAGTAGAAATAGAATGTTTAGAGATGTTAGCTAATGAATTTAGCGAACCGAATAATGAATGTGGGTCAAAAGCTGTCTATTTTTCTAAAGGAAAGAGATCCAGGTTTAACCCCCCGATTTTTCCGGGAAGTAGCCTGGACCTGTTTCAAAACGCGATCATGCAAGACGTTAAGTCTATAATGTACAAAGAAGCCCCACAGAATTTATCGGCAGATGAAACTAAGGCACTTAATATTTTGAAAAATAGGGAAGATTTACAGGTGGTTCGAGCGGACAAAGGTGGGGCAGTGGTTGTAATGTATAAATCTATGTATATAGCCGAAGCCGAAAGGCAACTTCAGGACACCGCTACCTACACCATGTTAAAATCCGACCCCACAAGTAAAATCCTCTCTAAATTAACGTCTTTTCTTCATTCAGCAGTCACAAAGGGTACTTTATCTAAAAAGAATGCAGAACGTCTGATCCCAGATACCCCTAAGCCAGCTACCTGGTATCATTTACCTAAAGTTCATAAaggacagttcccccccccccccgggacgaCCCATCGTCTCAGGGGTGGGATCTGTCACTGAACATCTTTCTCATTACTTGGAATGGCTACTGAGCCCTATGCTGAAGGCCATACCTGCATACATAAAGGATACTTTACACCTTTTACAAATGATGGAAGCTTTGAATTGGGAgagggagtggaagctgtgttcaatagatgttgtcagcctgtacacccgtattcCACATGATACGGGTGTGCAGGCTGTCAAGGAAGGACTAAGAAGGTCCAATAAGCCAGAAGAATTTGTTGGTTTCGTAATTGATGCACTTTCCTTTGTACTAACTAACAGTACATTTATGTTTGGAGATAGttggtatagacaggacaccgggaccccgatgggtaccccggtgtcctgtacacaCGCTAACCTCTTTTTGGATGAATTTGAGAGGCAGTATATTTACTCCTCTATGAATCCATATATCGGGCATTTGAAATTCTATGCCCGCTATGTGGACGATATATTAATAGCTTGGGCAGGGACCGAGTCACAATTTGACAGTTTCGTTAGACACCTAAATGAAGTGAATACAATGAACCTTGCCTTTACGTCTCAATTTGGAGGATCATCTATCCAATTTTTAGATGTTAAATTGATTATTAATGGAAATAAGATTGTGAGCGAAGGACATAGAAAAGATATGTCCAGGAATACCCTTCTTCACTATCACAGCTCTCACCCAGTATCAGTGAAGAAGGGCATTCCCTACGGACAATTTATTCGTTTAAGGCGGAATAATGCCCAAGAAGAAACATTTAACATGCAAGCCGATGATTTACAGAAAAGACTCATAGAAAGACAGTATCCAATACAGTTAATAAAAGAAGGTAGAGAAAGAACTACAAAAAAGCAACGAGTTAATctattaaagaataaaaataagaacAAGATACACACATTGGAACAGAAACGTTTCACTTTCACCTTTCAGAATACACCTTTGAATAGAACTATAGAACAGGCAGTTAGACGGAATTGGCATATAATAGAGAGCGATGCAGAATTGAAAGAAGTCGCTAGTAAAAAACCAttgatttcatacagaaaaaataaaactataggtgacattttgaaaaaaacaagtaaaaactaagaaaaatacagaaaatacatGGCTGGAGAAATGTACCCCGAAAGGGAATTTTGCATGTAAGTCATGTAGTTTTTGTAAGTATAACGCTGAATTAAAAACTATGAGATTAGGTGCAATTACGCACACAGTGACTGATCTTATTACTTGTAGAACTAAATTTGTGGTATATGTCATCTACTGCCCCTGTGGGTTCTATTATATCGGCAAAACTATAAGACAATTATGTGTTCGTATTAGGGAACATCTATATTCGTTCCGTACCTTGAAAGGAGCACCGCGTCTTATTGCCCATATGATGGAAGCCCACAAGGGACAATTGGATCACCTAAAATTCTCCGGGATAGAAAAGGTTAAACCCAAACCAGGGATAAGTCTGGATCAATACCTATTGCAAAGAGAAACATATTGGATCATACAAACAGCAGCAGCTGATCCTCTCGGATTGAATGATAAAATTGATTATGCACCATGTTtttaaattttcagtttttaacaTGCACTTGTCTTAGTATATGCTTTCTTATACCGATGCACTTACAAAAATGGCGATGGTTAGCCAATGGTGAGACTCTAACGAGAACTCGCCAGGTGCATCAGAAGAGGAGGGCGGTCCAGAGCATTCGCGATTGGccgcccacctgtataagaagcagcacagaaaTCCAGGTAgacatggccggatgaagctcgtataacgagtgaaacagaatctgttgCCTACTACGTACCCCCCCTGCACGGGTCCCTCTCccttactgcatttcatgttgtgagtatgtatcaataaagaagccttttttaagagaagaccggtgagtgccgatgttattctattctctactgtaatgaagatttgaactttgctgtaacgtcagagcaccaccataTCTCTATCGGTTTGTCCTAGTCACACGCCCGCCATATAATCCAGCCTAGCCAATAggagcagtgccgaatatcacatcTTTTCTTTGCCCTGAGATTTGTGAATTACCTCTATTtataaaacttaatccttccagtacttataagatgctgtatgttccataggaagttgttttctttttgaatttattttctgtctgaccacagtgctctctgctgacacctctgtccatagttACATAGCTACT
Protein-coding sequences here:
- the LOC130360973 gene encoding uncharacterized protein LOC130360973, whose amino-acid sequence is MAESTPQNMDMESDGMLTYLENLILTGREDPGGYFLECNTRDDIELIDVKSLEHRITNLSEKEINIFWTINSLQPYVHCDRSPRGLRAYKVPAQFNDDPIFINIWKQAHHEHSMKLLQIVLTRSRIEQDKINEDLVKVKNEYIKRATDEQKSSFYSKLQLKLTALQEEVKNKKREKFLRDKTDYDQDNEFQWHQKKNVPYSATKSYLQRRSSQQFVKKRTENVNKEKTYKKQLEHPPKNKSEAVPLEAVNTQEEEDQKKSQGSKEKKNHSLNRTDACIESNVINLTSETLDPAMDTLLSKGLSYGLVEKFNPVSFEIDLARSLRDINLFKFSKIKKY